In the genome of Methanococcus voltae, one region contains:
- a CDS encoding transcriptional regulator gives MREVLLSECIKILYENNFIISKPTLDRSCFDLIARKGNTRLLIKVLKNIDSLSSEQSQELYKIASIVSATPLIIGSRTRNSLMEDEVVYERHHIKAITPKTFKNQIAGRPPVVYADRGGFFVNIDGNVLKRTREQLNISVGELAEISRVSRKTIYKYEQNEANPSAEVAIKIEEYLDVPLVKGLHIIREDSEKINIKVNNVEKIEKIEMEKREINNKKQIPLNSTVAEEEGFKSNVLDLFKDLGFNITETTKAPFDALGEDKENSKNLLFTNIQESSNEEVKRKALLVNEISKLFNSHSILILENKDMQYKRIAALSLKELEQMGDTEELLNFLKEKNKN, from the coding sequence ATGCGAGAAGTATTATTATCAGAATGTATTAAAATACTGTACGAAAATAACTTTATAATTTCAAAGCCTACGTTAGACAGGTCGTGCTTTGACTTAATAGCCCGAAAGGGAAACACGAGATTGCTTATAAAAGTTTTAAAAAACATAGATAGCTTAAGCTCTGAACAATCCCAGGAATTATACAAAATAGCTTCAATAGTGTCAGCTACGCCTTTAATAATAGGCTCAAGAACTCGTAATTCATTAATGGAAGACGAAGTCGTTTACGAAAGACACCATATAAAAGCAATTACTCCAAAGACTTTTAAAAATCAAATTGCAGGACGTCCACCCGTAGTTTACGCAGATAGGGGCGGTTTTTTTGTTAATATCGATGGAAACGTTTTAAAAAGAACACGGGAACAATTGAATATTTCAGTGGGGGAACTTGCAGAAATATCTCGGGTTTCAAGAAAAACAATTTATAAATACGAGCAAAATGAGGCAAATCCTTCTGCAGAAGTTGCAATTAAAATTGAGGAATATTTAGACGTTCCACTTGTAAAAGGTTTGCATATAATTCGTGAAGATAGTGAAAAAATAAATATAAAAGTAAATAATGTAGAAAAAATAGAAAAAATAGAAATGGAAAAAAGGGAAATAAATAATAAAAAACAAATACCTCTTAATTCAACAGTAGCCGAAGAAGAAGGTTTTAAAAGTAATGTACTTGATTTGTTTAAAGATTTAGGATTTAACATTACAGAAACTACTAAAGCTCCTTTTGATGCACTTGGGGAAGATAAAGAAAATTCTAAAAATTTACTATTCACAAATATTCAGGAATCAAGCAACGAAGAAGTAAAAAGAAAAGCTTTGCTCGTTAATGAAATTTCAAAATTATTTAATAGCCATTCTATATTAATTTTAGAAAATAAAGATATGCAGTATAAAAGAATTGCAGCCCTTAGTTTAAAAGAATTGGAGCAAATGGGCGATACTGAAGAATTATTGAATTTTTTAAAAGAAAAAAATAAAAATTAA
- a CDS encoding CheR family methyltransferase, translating into MKIEIEKEDEKFIGLKIKDAIGHNENLKKYVIIKDKENNKNNKNNKTYKIDFNSKKAVYEYNVGILKGLYDLNMQFHSNALVPTPVNRYTFVYYILNEFMNIMQNTYNLKDINIKPKNINVLEIGTGSGILSILMSKYFYELTKLDDKLINSINIYATDIKEEYLEIARKNYNNNINGNINNNINKNNKNNKNNKNNINTKLKVPVDFINSKGNLIKNINELSDYKFDIIFTYPPYYSDHSVASVRSFGGADAEKVELIGGGKYGEKFSEQLIEEAKDFLNENGIIAFMFPDKPEERRKLVEKKIIDCNLELDKYEIQSGKRKRHIIFGIKKE; encoded by the coding sequence ATGAAAATTGAAATTGAAAAAGAAGATGAAAAATTTATCGGTTTAAAAATAAAAGATGCTATTGGTCATAATGAAAATTTAAAAAAATACGTAATTATAAAAGATAAAGAAAATAATAAAAATAATAAAAATAATAAAACTTATAAAATTGATTTTAATTCAAAAAAAGCGGTTTATGAATATAATGTGGGAATTTTAAAAGGTTTGTACGATTTAAATATGCAATTCCATAGTAATGCGTTAGTTCCTACCCCTGTTAACCGTTATACGTTTGTTTATTATATTCTAAATGAATTTATGAACATTATGCAAAACACCTATAATCTAAAAGATATTAATATTAAACCCAAAAATATAAATGTTTTAGAAATCGGGACAGGTTCGGGTATTTTATCAATTTTAATGTCTAAATATTTTTATGAATTAACTAAATTAGATGATAAATTAATTAATTCAATTAATATATATGCAACAGACATTAAAGAAGAATATCTGGAAATTGCAAGAAAAAATTATAATAATAATATTAATGGTAATATTAACAATAATATTAATAAAAATAATAAAAATAATAAAAATAATAAAAATAATATTAATACTAAACTTAAAGTACCAGTCGATTTTATTAATTCAAAGGGAAATTTAATAAAGAATATCAATGAATTAAGCGATTATAAATTTGATATAATATTTACGTATCCTCCGTATTATTCAGACCATTCGGTGGCTTCAGTACGTAGTTTTGGCGGTGCTGATGCAGAAAAGGTTGAATTAATCGGCGGGGGCAAATACGGCGAAAAGTTTTCCGAACAGTTGATTGAAGAAGCAAAAGACTTTTTAAATGAAAATGGAATTATTGCGTTTATGTTTCCGGATAAACCCGAAGAAAGACGTAAATTAGTTGAAAAGAAAATAATTGACTGTAATTTAGAATTGGATAAATATGAAATTCAATCGGGTAAAAGAAAACGACATATTATATTTGGAATTAAAAAAGAATAA
- a CDS encoding TIGR00266 family protein, which produces MAYDYKIEKGPSYSILKLNLNNEGIITETGSMVYMEPSVEIKTQAKGGLFGALKRAVVGESIFLNTFSGSGKLALAPSLSGDIQYHPLNGTLYVQHGAYLASSPNIEIDTKFGGAKSFFGGKGLFLMKLTGQGDLFLSSYGAIETIELNNESLVVDNGNLIGFTDGLQFELTKVGGLKSTLLGGEGLVYRLSGSGTVYIQTRNVESFVDFILPYIPTQTK; this is translated from the coding sequence ATGGCTTACGATTATAAAATCGAAAAAGGACCATCATATTCAATTTTAAAATTGAACTTAAATAACGAAGGTATTATTACAGAAACCGGTTCAATGGTTTATATGGAACCAAGCGTGGAAATAAAAACACAAGCAAAAGGTGGATTATTTGGAGCATTAAAAAGAGCTGTGGTTGGGGAAAGCATATTCTTAAATACATTCTCAGGTTCTGGTAAGTTGGCTTTAGCACCTTCATTATCTGGAGATATCCAATACCACCCATTAAACGGTACATTGTACGTTCAACACGGTGCTTATTTAGCATCTTCCCCAAATATTGAAATAGACACCAAATTTGGTGGTGCTAAATCATTTTTCGGCGGTAAAGGGTTATTTTTAATGAAATTGACTGGACAGGGTGATTTATTCTTATCATCATACGGTGCAATTGAAACTATAGAATTAAACAACGAATCATTAGTTGTAGACAATGGTAATTTAATAGGATTTACAGACGGATTGCAATTTGAATTAACCAAAGTTGGTGGTTTAAAATCCACTTTATTGGGTGGTGAAGGTTTAGTTTACAGATTATCTGGTTCAGGAACAGTTTATATTCAAACAAGAAATGTAGAGAGCTTTGTAGACTTTATATTACCATACATACCTACCCAAACTAAATAA
- a CDS encoding GTPase, which yields MEKKKSTFRISTKLKVKGIISECDVILLVIDARDPETTRNYDLESTIIHKGKKLIYVLNKADLVPKEILEMWKKKFMAENPNSSVVFVSATQKLGTKILRDEIKLYIYSNVKNKSKNDNKNDNKEDNKDNNKNDKNDNINKKIHNSNSKNSSSKVVGTVGIVGYPNVGKSSIINSLTGKKSARSGLVAGLTVGEQWIKLTKDIKLLDTPGIIEPNDDDELIISGALRFEKSKNITSPAIKILQRLQKFDNTILNEYYKIDELKDIPAEKIDEEIIELIGKKLNYLSKGGITDINRASRSIIVDFQSGKLNYYKKDKLAINTNDKSIKESFEKSGTDSVKSSRNEPITNDDKGVKNDVSSLKSGVNDSEEKKLIFKCLNECMLVEDAKQAIMHLEKIPEIINLDLRTGRYKRKKILACEKIYDSYVLVSVGERTKDTGRKRMQEFADKYGIELYSEAFKKIGNNNIYIGIGEI from the coding sequence ATGGAAAAAAAGAAATCAACATTTAGGATATCAACCAAATTAAAAGTTAAAGGCATCATTTCAGAATGTGATGTTATATTATTGGTAATAGATGCTCGAGACCCCGAAACTACTCGTAATTATGATTTAGAGAGTACTATTATCCACAAAGGTAAAAAACTTATATATGTGTTGAATAAAGCAGATTTAGTGCCTAAAGAAATATTGGAAATGTGGAAAAAAAAGTTTATGGCAGAAAATCCAAATTCTTCCGTTGTATTTGTTAGTGCTACACAAAAATTAGGCACTAAAATATTAAGAGATGAAATAAAGCTCTATATTTATTCTAATGTGAAAAATAAGAGTAAAAATGATAATAAAAATGATAATAAAGAGGATAATAAAGATAATAATAAAAACGATAAAAACGATAATATAAATAAAAAGATACATAATTCAAATTCCAAAAATAGCAGTTCTAAAGTGGTTGGTACGGTAGGTATCGTAGGATACCCTAACGTAGGTAAATCCTCAATTATTAACTCACTTACGGGCAAAAAAAGTGCAAGAAGCGGTTTAGTTGCAGGTTTAACTGTTGGAGAACAATGGATTAAACTTACAAAAGACATAAAATTATTGGATACACCCGGAATAATTGAACCGAACGATGACGACGAATTAATAATATCTGGAGCTTTGAGATTTGAAAAATCAAAAAACATTACTTCACCGGCTATTAAAATCCTTCAAAGACTTCAAAAATTTGATAATACGATATTAAACGAGTATTATAAGATTGATGAGTTAAAAGACATCCCTGCTGAAAAAATCGATGAGGAAATAATTGAATTAATTGGTAAAAAGTTAAATTACTTATCAAAAGGTGGTATTACAGATATAAACCGAGCTTCACGTTCAATTATCGTAGATTTCCAAAGTGGTAAGTTAAATTATTATAAAAAGGACAAATTAGCAATTAATACCAATGATAAATCAATTAAAGAGTCCTTTGAGAAATCTGGTACGGATTCAGTAAAAAGTAGTAGAAATGAACCAATCACAAACGATGATAAAGGTGTAAAAAACGATGTTTCCTCTTTAAAATCTGGTGTAAATGATAGTGAAGAGAAAAAATTAATTTTTAAGTGCTTAAATGAGTGTATGTTAGTTGAAGATGCTAAACAAGCCATTATGCACCTTGAAAAGATACCTGAAATCATAAACCTTGATTTACGTACTGGTAGATATAAAAGAAAAAAAATATTGGCCTGCGAAAAGATTTACGATAGCTATGTTCTTGTTTCAGTTGGAGAAAGAACTAAAGATACAGGTAGAAAAAGAATGCAAGAATTTGCCGATAAATACGGAATTGAATTGTATTCTGAGGCATTTAAAAAAATTGGAAATAATAACATTTATATCGGAATTGGCGAAATCTAA
- a CDS encoding ThiF family adenylyltransferase produces the protein MGILETKNKNKDINKDINKDNIQILEDNLKPKGTITVLGAGRLGVRVVMDLLEVHRGGFEKIQVFDGAKIDKNDIIHRKYGAKVGEYKSKFLEDFYPGKVEAISEHINATNIDKINGNIIVSVIAGGNTLKIRESVLNYALMNKKQFISTNGVFGIEKPVKVEMSQEATGPVEYMKNMPNHIVIGTGGLIRDNEPITPYTLDKMSELIVKTSLILKKD, from the coding sequence ATGGGAATTTTAGAAACTAAAAATAAAAATAAAGATATTAATAAAGATATTAATAAAGATAATATACAAATTTTAGAAGATAACTTAAAACCTAAGGGGACGATTACAGTTCTTGGAGCTGGTCGTTTGGGCGTACGTGTAGTTATGGATTTATTAGAAGTTCACAGGGGAGGTTTTGAAAAAATACAAGTTTTCGACGGTGCTAAAATTGATAAAAACGATATTATTCATCGAAAATATGGTGCAAAAGTTGGAGAATATAAATCCAAATTTTTAGAAGATTTTTATCCTGGAAAAGTTGAAGCAATTTCTGAACACATAAATGCAACTAATATTGATAAAATCAACGGAAACATTATAGTATCTGTAATAGCAGGTGGAAATACCTTAAAAATCCGAGAATCTGTATTGAATTATGCTTTAATGAATAAAAAACAATTTATTTCTACTAACGGTGTTTTTGGAATTGAAAAACCTGTAAAAGTTGAAATGTCGCAAGAAGCAACCGGTCCAGTCGAGTATATGAAAAATATGCCTAACCATATCGTTATTGGTACGGGTGGTTTGATTAGAGATAATGAGCCGATTACACCATATACACTTGATAAAATGAGTGAATTAATCGTAAAAACTTCTTTAATCTTAAAAAAAGACTAA
- a CDS encoding methyltransferase family protein has protein sequence MAITDIKPDMLIKSILVIEILVSLIGELFNWATFYNSPYLIVFGIVIALLGYIMHVKCHKYHKKGHSKASEINKVVNTGIYGKVRHPMYTSILLIIWGIYLAWNFVYTSIVPVGATLLIFILAKKEEEYLSNNLGDEYLKYKKNVKWMFIPYLI, from the coding sequence ATGGCAATAACCGATATAAAACCAGATATGTTAATAAAAAGTATCTTGGTAATTGAAATTTTAGTCAGTTTAATAGGGGAATTATTCAATTGGGCAACTTTTTATAATTCACCGTATTTAATCGTTTTTGGAATCGTTATTGCTTTATTGGGGTATATTATGCACGTTAAATGCCATAAGTACCACAAAAAAGGACACAGTAAAGCAAGTGAGATAAATAAAGTTGTAAATACTGGCATATACGGTAAAGTAAGGCATCCCATGTACACAAGTATTTTATTAATTATTTGGGGGATTTATCTTGCTTGGAATTTCGTATATACGAGTATAGTGCCGGTTGGAGCTACTTTACTGATTTTTATATTGGCAAAAAAAGAAGAAGAATATTTATCGAATAATTTAGGTGATGAATATTTAAAATATAAGAAAAATGTAAAATGGATGTTTATTCCTTATTTAATTTAA